The proteins below come from a single Iocasia fonsfrigidae genomic window:
- a CDS encoding restriction endonuclease subunit S — translation MGDKIPELRFNGFEDKWEEHLFKDFTKLSQGLQIAIDKRFTEPGKNREFYITNEFLKPESKTRYYIESPSINVVANKEDVLMTRTGNTGEIVTDVKGAFHNNFFKIDYCRTVVKKNFLYYFLNSSRIQKEILARAGSSTIPDLNHNDFYKIVAFLPSLAEQNKIGYLFKELDQSINYEQQKLKKLKQLKLAMLQKMFPKEGEKIPEIRFNGFEGDWDEALLGECGETYTGLSGKTKNDFGHGNAEYVTYLSVFNNPILYKNGTDRIEIDSNQNEVMFGDVIFTISSETPGEVGMASVWHQKRKNIYLNSFCFGYRPQEEFNNFYLGYVLRTNLVRSQFIKLAQGVSRYNISKHKAMNIEFPITSIKEQEKIGKFFKELDENITSHQNKLKKLKQFKQAMLQKMFVANEGRSNN, via the coding sequence ATGGGAGATAAAATACCAGAATTAAGATTTAATGGATTTGAGGATAAATGGGAGGAACATCTGTTTAAAGACTTTACTAAACTCTCTCAAGGACTTCAAATAGCTATTGATAAGCGTTTCACTGAACCGGGCAAAAATAGAGAGTTTTATATTACAAATGAATTTTTAAAACCAGAAAGTAAAACAAGATACTATATAGAATCACCATCAATAAACGTAGTGGCTAATAAAGAAGATGTTTTAATGACTAGAACTGGAAATACGGGAGAAATAGTTACTGATGTTAAAGGGGCTTTTCATAATAATTTCTTTAAAATTGACTATTGTAGGACTGTCGTGAAAAAGAATTTTTTATATTATTTTCTCAATTCATCTCGTATACAAAAAGAAATACTTGCTAGAGCTGGTTCATCTACTATACCAGATTTAAATCATAATGATTTTTATAAAATTGTCGCTTTTTTACCATCTCTTGCCGAACAAAACAAAATTGGCTACCTCTTTAAAGAACTTGACCAAAGCATCAACTACGAACAACAAAAATTAAAGAAATTAAAACAATTAAAGCTGGCTATGTTACAAAAGATGTTTCCTAAAGAAGGAGAGAAAATACCAGAAATAAGGTTTAATGGATTTGAAGGAGATTGGGATGAGGCATTACTTGGAGAGTGTGGGGAAACTTATACAGGACTTTCTGGGAAAACCAAAAATGACTTTGGGCATGGAAATGCAGAATATGTAACATATTTAAGCGTTTTTAACAATCCTATTTTATATAAAAATGGCACAGATAGAATTGAAATTGATTCAAATCAAAATGAAGTAATGTTTGGAGATGTAATATTCACGATTTCATCAGAAACACCTGGAGAGGTCGGAATGGCTTCTGTTTGGCATCAGAAGCGGAAAAATATTTATTTAAATAGTTTTTGTTTTGGCTACAGACCACAGGAAGAATTCAACAACTTTTATTTAGGCTACGTTCTTCGAACTAATTTAGTCAGGTCACAATTTATAAAACTTGCTCAAGGAGTATCACGATATAATATTTCAAAACATAAAGCTATGAATATAGAATTTCCAATTACTTCTATTAAAGAACAAGAAAAAATCGGAAAGTTTTTTAAAGAACTTGATGAAAATATTACTTCTCATCAAAATAAACTGAAAAAGCTTAAACAATTTAAACAAGCAATGCTTCAGAAGATGTTTGTAGCTAATGAGGGGAGGAGTAATAATTGA